From a single Brassica oleracea var. oleracea cultivar TO1000 chromosome C5, BOL, whole genome shotgun sequence genomic region:
- the LOC106344147 gene encoding uncharacterized protein LOC106344147, with product MDFQGWDPGDQRITRSNWRFSSDNQWADSHYYDGYNGGWKQKEGRAQTDLSDLQRNLRGIGKSILAKRGESERSPISNQSRELSSHILPSRDLSGTCGFYYRIG from the exons ATGGATTTTCAAGGTTGGGATCCCGGGGATCAAAGGATTACAAGGAGCAATTGGAGGTTTTCAAGCGATAATCAGTGGGCAGATTCTCATTATTATGATGGTTACAATGGTGGATGGAAGCAAAAGGAAGGTCGCGCTCAGACAGATCTTTCTGATCTTCAAAGGAATCTTCGGGGAATAGGAAAGTCAATATTGGCAAAGCGAGGAGAATCGGAGAGATCTCCAATCTCCAACCAATCTCGAGAGTTATCTTCTCACATCCTTCCATCGAGAGATCTCTCTG GCACATGCGGTTTTTACTACAGGATTGGGTAG
- the LOC106344145 gene encoding uncharacterized protein LOC106344145, with translation MSQIIEHIVLFKVKDNVDSDKIEAMANDLKNLGTIDQTLYLSAGPIHRLISPLGFTHVLHSRYKSKEDLNAYVAHPVHLRAVEEWMPIWEDVMAFDYIADIVPGSLTPPPRSVGKITLLKVKENLSDEAKTEIMEVIKEKSAGADQITVGLGQTFSPVNAKGFSIASVAYLKGLGETEALQDLVKEKVGDYVDGIIVVEFVVPLSS, from the coding sequence ATGTCTCAAATCATCGAGCACATCGTCCTTTTCAAGGTCAAAGACAATGTCGACTCCGACAAGATTGAAGCCATGGCCAACGACCTCAAGAACCTCGGAACCATCGACCAGACGCTTTACCTCTCCGCCGGTCCTATCCATCGTCTCATATCCCCCCTGGGCTTCACTCACGTCCTTCATAGCCGGTACAAATCCAAGGAAGATCTCAACGCGTACGTGGCACATCCTGTTCACCTTCGCGCTGTCGAGGAATGGATGCCTATCTGGGAAGACGTCATGGCCTTTGATTATATCGCCGATATAGTCCCCGGGAGCCTAACACCACCTCCAAGATCCGTTGGGAAGATCACGTTACTCAAGGTGAAAGAGAACCTCTCGGACGAGGCGAAAACGGAGATCATGGAAGTGATTAAGGAGAAGTCTGCAGGAGCTGATCAGATCACAGTGGGACTGGGACAAACCTTCTCTCCGGTTAATGCAAAGGGTTTCTCGATTGCATCGGTTGCGTATCTGAAGGGTCTGGGAGAAACTGAGGCTCTCCAGGACTTGGTGAAAGAAAAGGTTGGTGATTATGTCGATGGTATCATTGTTGTCGAGTTCGTTGTACCTTTGTCCTCATAA